Proteins from a single region of Chryseobacterium sp. T16E-39:
- a CDS encoding T9SS type A sorting domain-containing protein, with protein sequence MKLKINSLVLGCLLSCSTFMAQESSLKVPAQKWINENSRNLGIKSDQMMLSFVRKGNSGETLRFQQFVKDVPVFQSEIIIHFNKEGKITYTSTENLKKDIKDINTVPSINASDALQKAHIASKTKGKITLEENKLFVYSTPTGDTKLVYRVLTSSHDNPGSWQTIVDAENGNVISVEDIALYHHDKNEEPKPGKKNAKKEVNNKKVFVSGSGYIFNPDPLSKMQVAYGGQYVDNNDATNASLDAARTLVTIPELDFAGGMYKLKGSYAEIKELETPSTGLFTQATNQFLFNRNDQGFEAVNAYWHIDNSLRYINETLNIVCKPLTNDGILWYDPHGVDGDDNSYYSNGRLVFGEGCVDDAEDADVILHELGHGVHDWITNGNLSQVQGLSEGCGDYWAQSYSRSLNQWPSSAPQYNWMFSWDGHNTCWAGRITNYTVLYPGTGAIHTRGQIWASALMRIYDQIGRAKTDRAFLEGLAATGAATNQQQAAIAVRQAAIDMLGQFGFNCGDIAIMTQEFTAAGYTLPAYSCQLSVDDVAPKELIAIYPNPVNDILTVSLKLNKEEKVEIYNMEGRKVLEKVIGNGKNKIDVSALQTGNYMLNIKEMNLSTKFIKK encoded by the coding sequence ATGAAATTAAAAATTAACTCTTTAGTGCTTGGTTGCTTACTTTCCTGTTCAACCTTTATGGCGCAGGAATCTTCTTTAAAAGTACCAGCACAAAAATGGATTAATGAAAACTCAAGAAATTTAGGAATTAAGAGTGATCAAATGATGCTAAGTTTTGTGAGAAAAGGAAATTCTGGTGAAACATTACGTTTTCAGCAATTCGTTAAAGATGTTCCGGTATTCCAATCCGAAATAATAATTCATTTCAATAAAGAAGGGAAAATCACTTATACTTCTACTGAGAACTTAAAAAAAGATATTAAAGATATCAATACAGTTCCTTCTATTAATGCCTCCGATGCGCTTCAAAAAGCACACATTGCATCAAAAACAAAAGGTAAAATCACTTTAGAGGAAAATAAATTATTTGTTTATTCCACACCGACAGGTGATACCAAACTAGTGTACAGAGTACTTACGAGTTCTCATGATAATCCAGGAAGTTGGCAAACAATTGTAGATGCTGAAAATGGAAATGTGATCAGTGTTGAGGACATTGCATTATATCATCATGATAAAAATGAGGAGCCAAAACCCGGAAAAAAAAATGCAAAAAAAGAAGTAAATAATAAAAAAGTTTTTGTTTCAGGCTCTGGTTATATTTTCAATCCGGATCCGCTTTCTAAAATGCAGGTTGCTTATGGAGGGCAATATGTAGATAATAATGATGCTACCAACGCAAGTTTGGATGCAGCAAGAACTTTGGTGACAATTCCTGAATTAGACTTTGCAGGCGGAATGTATAAGCTAAAAGGGTCTTATGCTGAAATTAAAGAATTAGAAACTCCTTCTACTGGATTGTTTACACAGGCAACGAATCAGTTTCTTTTTAATAGAAATGATCAAGGATTTGAAGCTGTAAATGCATATTGGCATATCGATAATAGTTTAAGATATATCAATGAAACATTAAATATCGTATGTAAGCCATTAACTAATGATGGAATATTATGGTACGATCCACATGGAGTAGATGGAGATGATAATTCTTATTATTCAAATGGCAGACTGGTTTTTGGTGAGGGATGTGTAGATGATGCAGAAGATGCTGATGTTATTTTACATGAATTAGGACATGGAGTACATGATTGGATTACGAATGGGAACTTATCTCAGGTTCAGGGGTTAAGTGAAGGTTGTGGAGATTATTGGGCTCAATCATACAGCAGAAGCCTTAACCAATGGCCATCATCAGCACCGCAATATAACTGGATGTTTAGCTGGGATGGGCATAATACATGTTGGGCAGGAAGAATTACAAACTATACGGTTTTATACCCTGGAACAGGAGCTATTCATACAAGAGGACAGATCTGGGCATCTGCTCTTATGAGAATTTATGACCAAATTGGAAGAGCAAAAACAGATAGGGCTTTTCTTGAAGGTTTAGCGGCAACAGGAGCTGCTACTAACCAACAGCAAGCGGCTATTGCTGTCAGACAGGCTGCTATTGATATGTTGGGACAATTTGGATTCAATTGTGGGGATATCGCAATCATGACACAGGAATTTACAGCGGCAGGTTATACTTTACCAGCTTATAGCTGTCAGTTGAGTGTCGATGATGTTGCTCCAAAGGAATTAATTGCGATCTATCCAAATCCGGTAAATGATATACTTACGGTCTCTTTAAAATTGAATAAAGAAGAGAAAGTAGAAATATACAATATGGAAGGCCGAAAAGTTTTAGAAAAGGTGATTGGAAATGGCAAAAATAAAATTGATGTTTCCGCTTTACAAACAGGAAATTACATGCTGAATATAAAAGAAATGAATTTGTCTACTAAATTTATTAAAAAATAA
- a CDS encoding ATP-dependent Clp protease adaptor ClpS: MNFYNGIKDYENPKRQYEEEVLVLDETDDVYKLIVHNDDIHTFDYVIDSLMEICKHTLEQAEQCTILIHYKGKCTVKTGSLEVLKPMHEKLISRELTSEIV; the protein is encoded by the coding sequence ATGAATTTTTATAACGGCATAAAAGATTATGAAAATCCAAAACGTCAATACGAAGAAGAAGTCCTTGTATTGGATGAAACGGATGATGTTTATAAACTGATTGTACACAATGACGATATACATACCTTTGATTATGTTATTGATAGTTTAATGGAGATTTGTAAACATACTTTAGAACAGGCAGAGCAATGTACAATTCTGATTCACTATAAAGGCAAATGTACTGTAAAAACAGGTTCACTGGAAGTACTGAAGCCAATGCATGAAAAATTAATTTCAAGGGAATTAACAAGCGAAATAGTATAA
- a CDS encoding hemolysin family protein yields MDSDIVRLLLALFLVLLNGFFVAAEFSIVKVRYSQIQIKAAEGDSMAKQAEHIIKHLDEYLSATQLGITLASLALGWVGESALHHIIENAFISINFELSAASVTSISLIISFVLITIMHIVFGELIPKSIAIRKSEATTMATAVPLRIFYTIFKPFIWLMNSMSNGVLRLMKIHPASEQEIHSTEELQLLVKQSADSGEIEEENYEIIKNAFDFTDHSAKQIMVPRQNITSIDFEEDISDIINKIMDSGYSRIPVYINSIDNVIGILYTKEIIREFVKRKGELNHDDLKTLMRDAFFVVGSKKISDLLKIFQQKKQHLAIVIDEFGGTEGIITLEDILEELVGEIQDEEDDEDKIVDKIGDNIYWVQATQPLEEINEFLPKRLAPSEESEYNTLAGFILHALEDIPVENQEFDLENYHFKILKMNNKSVELVELVYQGPNVISDLADKLGEV; encoded by the coding sequence ATGGACTCGGACATAGTCAGGCTTTTGTTAGCCTTGTTTCTTGTATTACTTAATGGCTTTTTTGTAGCCGCTGAATTTTCAATTGTTAAAGTTCGTTACTCGCAAATTCAAATAAAAGCCGCAGAAGGTGATTCTATGGCTAAACAAGCAGAGCACATCATAAAACATCTTGATGAGTATTTATCTGCAACACAATTAGGAATTACATTAGCTTCCCTTGCCCTTGGTTGGGTAGGAGAAAGCGCGCTGCATCATATTATTGAAAATGCTTTTATTTCGATTAATTTTGAATTAAGCGCTGCCTCAGTGACTTCAATATCTTTAATAATCAGTTTTGTACTCATTACGATTATGCATATTGTATTTGGAGAGCTTATTCCGAAATCAATTGCGATTCGGAAATCTGAGGCAACTACGATGGCGACTGCAGTTCCTTTGAGAATTTTCTATACCATTTTTAAACCTTTTATCTGGTTAATGAATTCTATGTCTAATGGAGTTTTAAGACTGATGAAAATTCACCCTGCTTCAGAGCAGGAAATCCACTCGACGGAAGAGCTTCAGCTGTTGGTAAAGCAGAGTGCTGATAGTGGTGAGATCGAAGAAGAGAACTATGAGATTATTAAAAATGCATTTGATTTTACAGATCATTCTGCAAAACAAATCATGGTTCCCAGACAAAATATTACATCAATAGATTTTGAAGAAGATATAAGTGATATTATCAACAAGATAATGGATAGTGGTTACTCCAGAATTCCAGTATATATCAATTCTATTGATAATGTTATAGGCATCCTTTATACAAAAGAAATCATCAGAGAATTTGTTAAACGAAAAGGAGAATTAAATCATGATGATCTGAAAACCTTAATGCGTGATGCATTTTTCGTTGTCGGAAGTAAAAAAATATCGGATCTTTTGAAGATTTTCCAGCAAAAGAAACAGCATTTGGCAATTGTTATTGATGAGTTTGGCGGTACTGAAGGTATTATTACATTAGAAGATATCCTTGAAGAATTGGTAGGAGAGATCCAGGATGAGGAAGATGATGAAGACAAAATAGTAGATAAAATCGGAGATAATATCTATTGGGTACAAGCTACTCAACCTTTAGAGGAAATCAATGAATTTTTACCAAAAAGACTTGCTCCTTCGGAAGAAAGCGAATACAATACGTTGGCAGGTTTTATTCTTCATGCCTTAGAGGATATTCCTGTAGAGAACCAGGAGTTTGACCTTGAAAATTATCATTTTAAAATTTTAAAAATGAATAATAAGAGTGTTGAACTTGTTGAGTTGGTTTATCAGGGACCGAATGTAATTAGTGATTTAGCGGATAAATTAGGAGAAGTTTAA